A single region of the Cronobacter condimenti 1330 genome encodes:
- the yvcK gene encoding uridine diphosphate-N-acetylglucosamine-binding protein YvcK → MRNRTFADLDRVVALGGGHGLGRVMSSLSSLGSRLTGIVTTTDNGGSTGRIRRSEGGIAWGDMRNCLNQLITEQSVASAMFEYRFGGNGELSGHNLGNLMLKALDHLSVRPLEAINLIRNLLKVDAFLIPMSEQPVDLMAIDREDNEVYGEVNIDLLSHPPKELMLYPNVQATREAVEAIAEADLILIGPGSFYTSLVPLLLLDDLAQALRRTPAPMVYIGNLGRELSPAAAALRLEEKLALMETYVGKRVVDAVVVGPKVDVSGAQDRIIIQEPLEASDIPYRHDRHLLRIALEKAIQALG, encoded by the coding sequence ATGCGCAATCGCACGTTTGCGGATCTCGACCGGGTGGTGGCGCTCGGCGGCGGTCACGGTTTAGGACGCGTCATGTCCTCTCTCTCTTCTCTGGGTTCACGCCTGACCGGCATTGTTACGACGACCGATAACGGCGGTTCAACCGGCCGCATTCGTCGCTCAGAAGGCGGGATCGCCTGGGGCGATATGCGCAACTGTCTTAACCAGTTAATTACAGAGCAAAGCGTCGCTTCAGCGATGTTTGAATACCGTTTTGGGGGTAATGGGGAACTTTCGGGGCATAACCTCGGAAATCTCATGTTAAAGGCACTGGATCACCTGAGCGTGCGGCCACTCGAAGCGATCAATTTGATCCGCAATTTGCTTAAAGTGGATGCGTTTCTCATCCCGATGTCGGAGCAACCGGTCGATCTGATGGCTATCGATCGCGAGGACAACGAAGTATACGGCGAAGTGAATATCGATTTGCTAAGCCACCCGCCGAAAGAGCTGATGCTCTATCCCAACGTGCAGGCAACGCGTGAGGCGGTGGAAGCCATTGCGGAGGCGGACCTTATTCTGATTGGTCCCGGCAGTTTCTACACAAGCCTGGTACCGTTGCTGCTGCTGGACGACCTGGCGCAGGCGCTGCGCCGCACTCCCGCCCCGATGGTGTATATCGGCAATCTTGGCCGCGAGCTAAGCCCAGCCGCCGCCGCGCTGCGTCTGGAAGAGAAACTGGCGTTAATGGAAACCTACGTCGGTAAACGGGTGGTGGACGCGGTAGTGGTTGGCCCGAAGGTGGACGTCAGCGGCGCGCAGGACAGAATTATCATTCAGGAACCGCTGGAAGCGAGTGATATCCCTTACCGCCATGACCGCCATCTGTTGCGCATCGCCCTCGAAAAAGCGATTCAGGCGCTGGGGTAA
- the moaA gene encoding GTP 3',8-cyclase MoaA codes for MASQLTDAFARKFYYLRLSVTDVCNFRCTYCLPDGYKPAGVTNNGFLSLDEIRRVTRAFASLGTEKVRLTGGEPSLRRDFCDIIAAVRENDAIRQIAVTTNGYRLARDVAQWREAGLTAVNVSVDSLDARQFHAITGQDKFRQVMAGIDAAFDAGFKKVKVNTVLMRDVNHHQLDTFLNWIKSRPIQLRFIELMETGEGSELFRKHHVSGALLRDELLKRGWIHQLRSRADGPAQVFCHPDYEGEIGLIMPYEKDFCASCNRLRVSSVGKLHLCLFGDGGVSLRDLLAEEGQQAALMARIESALLGKKQTHFLHQGNTGITQNLSYIGG; via the coding sequence ATGGCTTCTCAACTTACCGATGCTTTTGCGCGTAAGTTCTATTACTTACGCCTGTCAGTTACTGACGTTTGCAACTTTCGTTGCACCTATTGTCTGCCGGATGGCTACAAGCCCGCAGGCGTCACCAATAATGGTTTCCTTTCGCTCGACGAAATTCGTCGCGTGACGCGCGCTTTCGCCAGTCTTGGCACAGAAAAAGTGCGTCTCACTGGCGGCGAACCGTCGCTGCGCCGCGATTTTTGCGACATCATCGCCGCCGTTCGTGAAAATGACGCTATCCGCCAGATTGCCGTGACCACCAACGGTTACCGCCTGGCGCGTGATGTGGCCCAGTGGCGCGAGGCCGGGCTTACGGCCGTGAACGTCAGCGTCGACAGCCTCGATGCCCGTCAGTTTCACGCCATCACCGGGCAGGATAAATTCCGCCAGGTCATGGCGGGGATCGATGCCGCCTTTGATGCCGGTTTCAAAAAAGTGAAGGTCAACACGGTGTTAATGCGTGATGTTAACCATCATCAGCTTGATACCTTCCTCAACTGGATCAAATCCCGTCCTATCCAGCTACGCTTTATTGAGCTTATGGAAACGGGCGAGGGCAGCGAGCTGTTTCGCAAGCATCACGTCTCCGGTGCGCTCCTTCGTGACGAACTGCTCAAACGCGGCTGGATCCATCAACTCCGCAGCCGCGCTGACGGCCCGGCGCAGGTTTTCTGCCATCCGGATTATGAAGGCGAAATCGGCCTCATCATGCCGTATGAGAAAGATTTCTGCGCCAGTTGCAACCGCCTGCGCGTGTCCTCCGTTGGCAAACTGCACCTGTGTCTGTTCGGCGATGGCGGGGTGAGTCTGCGCGATCTGCTGGCCGAAGAGGGGCAGCAGGCGGCGCTAATGGCGCGTATTGAATCGGCGTTGCTCGGCAAAAAGCAGACCCATTTTCTGCATCAGGGCAACACCGGCATTACCCAGAATCTGTCCTACATCGGCGGCTGA
- the moaB gene encoding molybdenum cofactor biosynthesis protein B encodes MSQVSAEFLPTRIAILTVSSRRGEEDDTSGHFLRDAAHEAGHEVVDKTIVKENRYAIRAAVSHWVASDDVQVVLINGGTGFTAGDQVPEALQPLFDREIAGFGEMFRMLSFEEIGTAMMQSRAIAGVANDTLIFAMPGSTRACRTAWENIIAPQLDARTRPCNFQPHLKK; translated from the coding sequence ATGAGCCAGGTCAGCGCAGAGTTTCTGCCGACGCGCATCGCCATCCTGACGGTTTCCAGCCGACGCGGCGAAGAAGACGACACCTCCGGGCATTTTTTGCGTGACGCCGCCCACGAGGCCGGACACGAGGTGGTGGATAAAACCATCGTCAAAGAGAACCGCTACGCCATCCGCGCCGCGGTGTCGCACTGGGTAGCGAGCGATGACGTGCAGGTCGTACTCATCAACGGCGGCACCGGCTTTACCGCAGGCGATCAGGTACCAGAGGCGCTCCAGCCGCTGTTCGATCGGGAAATCGCAGGTTTTGGCGAAATGTTCCGCATGCTGTCGTTTGAAGAAATTGGCACTGCCATGATGCAGTCCCGCGCAATAGCGGGCGTCGCCAACGACACGCTGATTTTCGCAATGCCAGGCTCAACGCGCGCCTGCCGTACCGCCTGGGAAAACATCATTGCGCCCCAGCTCGATGCCCGCACGCGTCCCTGTAATTTCCAACCTCATCTGAAGAAGTAA
- the moaC gene encoding cyclic pyranopterin monophosphate synthase MoaC, protein MSQLTHINAAGEAHMVDVSAKAETVREARAEAFVSMHPQTLSMIVNGSHHKGDVFATARIAGIQAAKRTWELIPLCHPLLLSNVEVQLIADEAQSRVRIESLCRLTGKTGVEMEALTAASVAALTIYDMCKAVQKDMVIGPVRLLAKSGGKSGDFQVDAHD, encoded by the coding sequence ATGTCGCAACTGACCCACATTAACGCCGCTGGCGAAGCGCATATGGTGGACGTCTCCGCTAAAGCGGAAACGGTGCGCGAGGCGCGCGCGGAAGCGTTTGTCTCCATGCACCCGCAGACGCTTTCCATGATTGTTAACGGCAGCCATCACAAAGGCGACGTGTTTGCCACGGCGCGCATTGCGGGCATTCAGGCCGCGAAACGCACATGGGAGCTTATTCCGCTCTGTCACCCGCTGCTGCTGAGTAACGTCGAAGTGCAGCTTATCGCCGATGAAGCGCAAAGCCGCGTGCGTATTGAATCGCTCTGCCGCCTGACCGGTAAAACGGGCGTTGAAATGGAAGCGCTGACTGCCGCCTCTGTCGCCGCGCTCACCATTTATGACATGTGTAAAGCGGTGCAGAAAGATATGGTCATTGGCCCGGTACGGTTGCTTGCGAAAAGCGGCGGCAAGTCGGGCGACTTTCAGGTAGATGCCCATGATTAA
- the moaD gene encoding molybdopterin synthase sulfur carrier subunit — protein sequence MINVLFFAQVRELVGVDAERVTAEFATVEALRDYLAARGGRFALALESGKLLAAVNQTLVPFDHPLADGDEVAFFPPVTGG from the coding sequence ATGATTAATGTGCTTTTTTTTGCGCAGGTACGAGAGCTTGTCGGCGTAGATGCCGAGCGCGTCACCGCTGAATTTGCGACCGTTGAGGCGCTGCGCGACTATCTCGCTGCGCGTGGCGGTCGCTTCGCGCTGGCGCTGGAGTCCGGCAAGCTACTGGCGGCCGTTAACCAGACGCTGGTGCCCTTTGACCACCCGCTCGCCGACGGCGACGAAGTGGCGTTTTTCCCACCGGTGACCGGAGGCTAA
- the moaE gene encoding molybdopterin synthase catalytic subunit MoaE, with the protein MSDTRIRVGHENFSVGDEYQWLAQCDEDGAVVTFTGKVRNHNLGDSVRALTLEHYPGMTEKALVEIVSEARERWPLQRVSVIHRVGELWPGDEIVFVGVTGAHRSQAFEAAQFIMDYLKTRAPFWKREATPDGDRWVEARDSDQAAAQRW; encoded by the coding sequence ATGAGCGACACCCGTATTCGCGTCGGTCATGAGAATTTCAGCGTTGGCGATGAGTATCAGTGGCTCGCACAGTGCGATGAGGACGGCGCGGTCGTCACCTTTACCGGCAAAGTGCGTAACCACAATCTTGGCGACAGCGTACGTGCGCTCACGCTTGAACACTATCCAGGCATGACCGAAAAAGCGCTGGTGGAGATCGTTTCTGAGGCGCGCGAACGCTGGCCGCTTCAGCGCGTGTCTGTCATCCATCGTGTCGGCGAGCTGTGGCCGGGCGATGAAATTGTGTTTGTGGGCGTGACCGGAGCGCACCGCAGCCAGGCCTTTGAGGCCGCGCAGTTTATTATGGATTATCTGAAAACACGCGCGCCATTCTGGAAGCGCGAAGCCACGCCGGACGGCGACCGTTGGGTTGAGGCGCGCGACAGCGATCAGGCCGCCGCACAGCGCTGGTAA
- a CDS encoding Bax inhibitor-1/YccA family protein, protein MDRFPRSSESIVQPRAGLQTFMAQVYGWMTCGLLLTAFVAWYSANNENLMMYIFSSRFVFFGLIIAQLGLVFILSGLVHKLSPSVATGLFMLYSALTGLTLSSIFLVYTYASIASTFVVTAGMFGVMSLYGYTTKRDLSGWGNMLFMALIGLIIASLINFWLKSPALMWAVTYIGVIVFVGLTAYDTQKLKNLGQEIDVNDRGNLRKYSILGALTLYLDFINLFLMLLRIFGNRR, encoded by the coding sequence ATGGATCGATTCCCACGCTCAAGTGAAAGTATTGTGCAACCGCGCGCCGGGCTGCAGACGTTTATGGCGCAGGTATATGGCTGGATGACCTGCGGCCTGTTACTGACCGCCTTCGTCGCCTGGTATTCGGCTAACAATGAAAACCTGATGATGTATATCTTCTCCAGCCGGTTTGTCTTCTTCGGGCTGATTATCGCTCAGCTTGGCCTGGTGTTTATTCTCTCGGGTCTGGTGCATAAGCTCAGTCCTTCGGTTGCAACCGGGCTGTTTATGCTCTATTCGGCGCTCACCGGGCTTACGCTTTCATCCATATTTCTGGTTTATACCTACGCCTCTATCGCCAGCACGTTTGTGGTGACCGCGGGGATGTTTGGCGTGATGAGCCTGTACGGTTACACCACCAAGCGCGATTTAAGCGGCTGGGGCAACATGCTGTTTATGGCGCTGATCGGGCTGATTATCGCCTCGCTGATCAACTTCTGGCTGAAAAGCCCGGCCCTGATGTGGGCGGTGACGTATATCGGTGTGATTGTGTTTGTCGGCCTGACCGCGTATGACACGCAGAAGCTGAAAAACCTGGGTCAGGAGATAGACGTAAACGACCGCGGGAACCTGCGTAAATATTCGATTCTCGGCGCACTGACGCTGTACCTCGATTTCATTAACCTGTTCCTGATGTTGCTGCGTATTTTCGGCAACCGTCGCTAA
- a CDS encoding lysylphosphatidylglycerol synthase transmembrane domain-containing protein codes for MAKSHPKWRLTKKILTWLFFIAVVVLIVMYAQKVDWEEVWKVIKDYNRTALLISVALVIVSYLLYGCYDLLGRAYCGHKLAKRQVMLVSFVCYAFNLTLSTWVGGVGMRYRLYSRLGLPGSTITRIFSLSITTNWLGYILLGGVIFTFGVVKLPEHWYIDEMTLRIIGIVLLAAIAVYMWFCAFAKRRHVTIKGQKLVLPSWKFAIAQMVISSANWMAMGAIIWLLLGQEINYFFVLGVLLVSSIAGVIIHIPAGIGVLEAVFIALLGGEHISHGAIIAALLAYRMLYFFAPLLLAIVIYLMLESRAKKLRAKNEKKLAKAQESHDGVPEESDEPSLNLAKEK; via the coding sequence ATGGCGAAATCGCATCCGAAGTGGCGTCTGACGAAGAAGATCCTGACGTGGCTGTTTTTTATCGCCGTCGTCGTACTGATTGTGATGTATGCGCAAAAGGTCGACTGGGAGGAAGTGTGGAAAGTCATTAAAGACTACAACCGCACCGCCCTGCTCATCTCGGTGGCGCTGGTTATCGTCAGTTATCTGCTGTATGGCTGTTATGATCTACTGGGCCGCGCCTACTGTGGTCATAAGCTCGCTAAACGGCAGGTGATGCTGGTCTCGTTTGTCTGTTATGCGTTTAACCTGACGCTCAGCACGTGGGTCGGCGGGGTAGGCATGCGCTACCGCCTTTATTCGCGACTCGGGCTGCCGGGCAGCACCATCACGCGGATTTTCTCGCTGAGTATTACGACCAACTGGCTTGGGTATATTCTCCTCGGCGGCGTGATTTTCACATTTGGCGTGGTAAAGCTGCCGGAGCACTGGTACATCGATGAGATGACGCTGCGTATCATCGGCATCGTACTGCTGGCGGCGATAGCGGTATACATGTGGTTTTGCGCCTTCGCAAAACGACGCCATGTGACGATTAAAGGTCAAAAGCTGGTGCTGCCGTCCTGGAAGTTCGCTATTGCGCAGATGGTAATTTCAAGCGCTAACTGGATGGCGATGGGCGCGATTATCTGGCTGCTGCTGGGGCAGGAGATTAACTATTTCTTCGTGCTGGGTGTACTGCTGGTGAGCAGTATTGCCGGGGTAATTATTCATATCCCGGCGGGTATCGGCGTGCTGGAGGCGGTGTTTATCGCGCTGCTCGGTGGCGAACATATCAGCCACGGCGCAATCATTGCAGCGCTTCTTGCCTACCGTATGCTCTATTTCTTCGCCCCGCTGCTGCTGGCTATTGTGATTTACCTGATGCTGGAAAGCCGCGCGAAGAAACTGCGCGCCAAAAACGAGAAAAAACTCGCGAAGGCGCAGGAGTCTCACGACGGCGTGCCGGAAGAGAGCGACGAGCCGTCACTGAACCTTGCCAAAGAGAAGTGA
- the clsB gene encoding cardiolipin synthase ClsB, translating to MKTTWRDGNHIELLENGDAFYPAVFDAIDKAHSKVILETFIWFDDNVGRKLHEVILRAAQRGVSVEVLLDGYGSPDLSDEFVGSLTSAGVMFRYYDPRPRLMGMRTNVFRRMHRKIVVIDGEVAFVGGINYSAEHMSDYGPEAKQDYAVRVEGPVVQDIYQFVLSNLGEEQVSRWWQRRYQQAVENTMPGEAQALFIWRDNNDHRDDIERHYLKMLANAKKEVIIANAYFFPGYRLLHAMRNAARRGVKVKLIVQGEPDMPIVKVGARLLYNYLVKGGVEVYEYLRRPLHGKVALMDDHWATVGSSNLDPLSLSLNLEANLIIHDTQFNQTLRENLTRLIREDCKRVDESMVPKRTWWNLGKSVIVFHFLRHFPAMVGWLPAHTPKLAQVPPPVQPEIETQDRVETDNPGVKP from the coding sequence ATGAAAACAACCTGGCGTGACGGCAACCATATTGAGCTTTTAGAAAACGGCGACGCGTTTTATCCCGCCGTGTTTGATGCCATTGATAAGGCGCACAGCAAAGTCATTCTCGAAACTTTTATCTGGTTCGACGATAACGTGGGCCGCAAGCTGCATGAAGTGATTCTGCGCGCCGCACAGCGCGGTGTCAGCGTTGAAGTGCTGCTGGACGGCTACGGTTCGCCGGATTTAAGCGACGAGTTCGTAGGCTCACTGACGTCGGCGGGCGTCATGTTTCGCTATTACGATCCGCGCCCGCGCCTGATGGGTATGCGTACCAATGTATTCCGCCGTATGCACCGCAAAATTGTGGTGATCGACGGTGAAGTGGCGTTTGTCGGCGGGATTAACTATTCCGCTGAACATATGAGCGATTACGGCCCCGAGGCGAAACAGGATTACGCGGTGCGCGTTGAAGGGCCGGTGGTGCAGGACATTTATCAGTTTGTCCTGAGCAACCTCGGCGAAGAACAGGTGAGCCGCTGGTGGCAGCGCCGTTATCAGCAGGCGGTGGAAAACACCATGCCTGGCGAGGCGCAGGCGCTGTTTATCTGGCGCGACAATAACGATCATCGCGATGATATTGAACGGCATTATCTGAAGATGCTGGCGAACGCCAAAAAAGAGGTGATTATCGCCAACGCCTATTTCTTCCCCGGCTACCGGCTGTTGCACGCGATGCGTAACGCCGCGCGCCGCGGGGTGAAGGTGAAGCTCATCGTGCAGGGTGAGCCGGATATGCCTATCGTTAAGGTAGGCGCACGCCTGCTCTATAACTATCTGGTGAAGGGCGGCGTCGAAGTCTATGAATATTTGCGCCGCCCGCTGCACGGCAAAGTGGCGCTGATGGATGACCACTGGGCGACGGTGGGTTCCAGCAACCTTGACCCGTTAAGCCTGTCGCTCAACCTGGAGGCGAACCTTATCATTCACGATACGCAGTTTAACCAGACCCTGCGCGAGAACCTGACGCGGCTTATTCGCGAAGACTGTAAACGGGTGGATGAGAGCATGGTGCCGAAACGTACCTGGTGGAACCTCGGCAAGAGCGTCATCGTGTTCCACTTCCTGCGCCACTTCCCGGCGATGGTGGGCTGGCTGCCTGCCCATACGCCAAAGCTTGCGCAGGTGCCACCACCGGTACAACCTGAAATCGAAACCCAGGACCGGGTTGAGACTGATAATCCAGGAGTGAAACCCTGA